tattttctttaaaaaaaatcgtgttaaaaataatatttttcgagaATGGTTTAACATTACACgaataaaaaactttttcaaaaattcgaaaaaaatatgtccTAGACGAAACATTCGTttttaaaatgagatcttgttcattaaaattcgTCAAAAATTACGCCTGTTCACATTGTTAGCGTAAATACTGTTTTCGACGTTTTTAGCGTAAAAAAAGTTTTGTACTGTGGCATCTCTCGAAATTTGCAATACAAGGGAAGAAGTTCGTACACCCACTACTGATTTCTATATCACGAAGATTAATATAAGATTAAATGTCACAAGAATTGTTACGTCcgagaaacttaaaataattttaatataagattccaatatttaaaaaatttttatctcgagTTGTTTGatcttgtgcaatataaacatattctgttttttaattaacttcttttcttttctttctccggcttctttttttatttcatatttcttctctttttcttcttcatcttctcttctttttttccaggGATCATCGAGGAATCATCGAgtgataaatttatctttgattttttatgtaaaaatacgGGATGAATAGGGAGAACACTCACATATGTATCGGCGGGCACAAGCGTTAAAAATCTTATCGGGgacttaattttatttgcttgaaaattcgattagattatctCGCAAAAGcggattttaaaatatatggcATCATTATCCCGTGGGTCTCCAAATGCAGCAACCTTTATTTGATAAGAtctgggtcggtattacttgcaaagtctaaaTCATGTAATCATATAATACAAGTACTACCGAGCGAATTGCTgtgtatttaaaaatcttttcttttttatctcaattgaatattaaactacttatattatatattattaatcatacttaagtaagtaaatagatGAAAtagaattctaaaataatttcttaaaagaaCGTATAGAAAAGATTAACTCTAatcaacgattttattttatatttaaagtaaCGGGTTTATTTATTCTACTTTAATTCAatgcatattttttattgctcCTTATGCTTCTTAATATTATCCAAATTCAAtaaaacatagaaaataaaaaatattatataataatagttatggatatataatataatacagaaGTAACGTGTATGAACGGATAAGCTTGTAGtcgagataatttttatttataggtATTTATTATGTGAAATTCTCAAGTGGAGTCTTTCGGCACATGGTAAGGGCAGTGTTCTTATATTGCATTtgtaattcatattttgtccatacctGTCGCTAAAGTCACGTACGATACGAACAAAAAATGGTGAAGACAgacttaattaaaaatgattgagaatggatttaacaaaataattttttaaaattcctTAGAAATGTTTAAGGTTATATTCTTGAGTTATAATccaaagttaataataattaatataatgataaactGGAATGTTTATATTGGTAATTTTAACtaccaataaatatattattacatggaaacgaaagaaaagagataattaaaaaacagGATTCTGTTATTATCGAACTCTTCTCGGTCAATAAAACAGGAATCTACTATTATCTAATtacttttagaaaattataagtatattcaaaaaatttaacaTGGTTATGCTTTAACTCATTTAAAAAAGGCATATTTTAGAAAGTACAAGTTAGACATTCGCATAATGttagatatttcaattattgaaGGCATACATCTATATTATATGACTTAGAATGTTAGTGTGACATCAAAATTGCTCATATGAAGTTAGACATTGAACGTTTTGCTCtgaacaatgtatatatacatatgttcatGAAAAATGGGCGCTCAGATATGAAGAGCTTATCGTGCATCGTAAATGTTCCATACATCAGCCTAGATTTATTAGCAATGATTTTTATCCATGGAAAGCACATTATTATACGAGCGTGtcaaaacgaaagaattacACATTCTTTCTTATTGCCATTGTAATTTCATTGTGCAATGCGTGAATaacaaaacatatataaaatatacattatattaactttatcattaatttataatggagcaatttttaaatgtgttgatcatcaattatattttttagcaTAAAAGTTAGAaagtaatatacatacaatatgaATTTACGAgaaccaaaaaagaaacaaaaggcaAGAGTACAAAATAAATCTCCCCTACCAATTGCATTAAATGAAGCAGAATGGGTTGTTTATACAGCTTACCTTACAGACATTGGATCTTGTATTACTGATTCAGATGAAATTACAGCAGTACATTCCATGGTTAGTCATtatctctaaaaaaaatttatttttaagcttataaaatatatatatatatatatatatatatatatatatgtttcatgatatattattcgatcaataatatattgtgaaatataaagacaatttttaattttcttttctttacttagGGATTTTTTGGTAAGGGTTCTCTATCACGAAGCTATCCATCATTTGGAAAAGCTCGATATGGAGCACCACCTCTTATTAGAAATAGGCAATGGGTTCGTCGACAAGAGTGGTTACAAGAAGTTAAATTACTTGACAATGAATTCTATAGAGATAATAGTCATAATGAAAACTCTATAAAATCTATGACAAATGATAATTGTGTTGATGATATATCAAGTCAATCTACAgatacaaagaaaagagaaggtatGCAAATACTAAAATTAAGAAGccattaaagaaaagataactattatattattttactttatattaattcCTTTGATTCAGTAATAGAACCAtccaataatgaaaaaaaacatgaagaaCCAGATATCATGGAAATTGATATGAGTATACCTAATATGccaaaaaataaagacaacaaacaaataatcaatgataatGAGTTCTGTGAAATAGTTCCTTGTTCTTCTGAAGAAGATGTAtgtgtaattattaataaacaatctAAAAAAGACATTAACAAATCGGTTGTTAAAGaaagtaatgaaaaagatttagaAGATCAACATATAGATTTGAATAATCCAGGCAATCATAATTCAGTAATAGCAAGTATGCATAttgaaagagggaaaaatgATATACAAGGAAAGTTATTAATTCTGCCAGACAGTGATTCCGAAACAGAAAATTatctagaaaatattaaaccaAGAATTGAATCTGAAAGCTTTCCAGTCAGGGAATCTCTACATATGACTTTTGAAGAAACCTTTTTCCTTATGTTTGGTTTAGGTTGTCTGCGACTAATTCATTTTGATAGTACTTTAATGGATATTAATAGTGCTTGGTTATATTTTTgcaaggaagataaaaattttatacaaaaatatgttGTATACCATTATTTTCGAAGTAAGGGTTGGGTAGTTAAACCAGGCCTTAAATATGGAGGAGACTTTTGTcagtattactttttttatataatttaggcaaataactttatatattcgatattttaaatcattatctaaaaattttaatcattttagtATTGTACAAACAAGGACCACCATTTTATCATGCCtcttatatagtaataatagatgTTGTGGATGCAGATTTATTGACTATAATTCCCAGTAAATGTTTTCGAAAGATGACCTGGAGTAACTTATTTGGATTAGATCGCTTAGCTGAAAGTGCTGCtaaggtaatatatataattaataataagtaaaaaagtttcaatacctataaaattattactataaactttagattattatgttattaataacattcatAATTGATTTCTCTATTGAGAAATACTAATTTTGTTAATaggaaatattatttgcaCAAGTTTTGTGGCCTTCATCAATATCTTTGAATTCTGGCCCTCCCAGTCCACATATGCTATCTGAATTCACAGTGAGAGAATTATTATGGAGGCGATGGAACCCAAAACAAAATCAAGATGTAATAattgtagaagaagaagaagatgatgaagattCGTGTTAAAAGCagtcaatatataatttatttaaaaatatctgattacaaaaataaaaatctgtatttctatcatttgttttttataaattaaattttactttatagagcttataataaatgtaatttgaaTATGTTTATACTTATGAATAAACTCGTTTAATACTCTTTATTaagttataaaaaatctttaagTAAGTTAATGTATTGACTGTAATAAGTACCAGTTTATAAttacacataaatattttttattttaaattttatttctatataattacaaataattcaatattatttagtCTCGAAGAAttactaaaaaaatatttgcttaagttatattaagttatattttctgatttttttgatatatttgtttttctaaatTCAGTTCTTTCTTGAAGGTATATTTCCTTACATTCCTTCTGAAAATCTTTATCATAAAACCATTTTTCTAAgcattcttttaatttattattttcttgtctACATTTGAATAtcatcattaaattattttctttacaacaTTTTGTGAATTctgtaaaatacatatattatataattaagaatactaaaaaatttattgaactCAGATTTTACCTTCAACTTGTGCcaaacatttctctttttttgttctatctcGTATTATTTGTGGTATGAGTACATCTATTTCAACCTTCCTTAAAGTATTATCATCAGGATCAcctatataaatgtaatattattatgtttaatagcttaaaaattaaaacttattaaaaaaaatacaatgaaaagaaaaatgtaaatttgtttaaatttttacaagatagaaactataattttcttcttgccgtttatttgtaaaatttattaagaattaacCTATTacaaagaagaattattatacatgATACAGAGGTAacctcatatttttattataaaatatatattaaaataaaataatatatgtgacAATTTCTATTATCACATCTACCTATTCCATACGGTCCTGTTCCATACTTCCGTGGAAGGATTCCAGACATCTTTCTAGTttcgattatttaaatgttctcAGATTCGCTAAATATGAGTAAAGTTTTAAAATAGTTCCTTCCAGTTCCGCCATTCTAAGTATTCAATACGCCGCGCTGGTGAGTGTGCACATTTGAGAGTTGTCAGTTTATAAGAAATGATtggattatattttcttttgtgcagttgaatataaaactatacatcaattatttattaacgtgGATTTGAATTATTTGGTATGTAATAcgctaaaatataatatatatatatagaatgaaaaatttatacaacCAAATTATTAGTTAACCTCTATTATACTGTATCAATCTAGCTTacaatttaagaaatatttcttatgtaCTTATACaagctttttttatttaatttaaatgtttaagataaagaaaaaatggatagACTTCTACGACTGGGTGGTGGTTTACCAGCTCCATTGAATCAAGGACCTCCACCATCAGATGCACCTGTCGTTGATACTGCAGAACAAGTAttctatttacattttattgtaattcactttgtaatttgtaattcattattatcctataatttatcatatatttcaaGGTGTACATTTCATCACTGGCACTTTTAAAAATGCTAAAACATGGCCGAGCTGGAGTACCTATGGAAGTTATGGGTTTGATGTTAGGCGAATTTGTAGACGATTATACTGTGCGTGTAATCGATGTTTTTGCCATGCCACAAACGGGAacggtaataattaatgtatatttatttttaacagtaGATTTAgttaagtattaaaaaatattttttcaatatttaggGAGTCAGTGTAGAAGCGGTTGATCCAGTGTTTCAAGCTAAAATGTTGGATATGCTTAAACAAACTGGTAGACCAGAAATGGTCGTAGGTTGGTACCATTCTCACCCAGGATTTGGTTGCTGGTTATCTGGAGTAGATATCAATACACAACAGTCATTTGAAGCACTTAGCGAAAGAGCTGTTGCTGTTGTCATTGATCCTATTCAATcagtaaaaggaaaagttgTTATTGATGCATTTAGATTAATCAATCCTAATATGATGGTAAGTATctcaagaataataaaatttgtatataaattttatataatttttatatctttataggTTCTAGGACAAGAACCTCGTCAAACTACATCAAATTTAGGTCATCTACAGAAACCTTCTGTCCAAGCCTTAATACATGGGTTAAACCGTCATTATTATAGCATTAGTATCAACTatcgtaaaaatgaattagaGCAAAagatgttattaaatttacataagAAGACTTGGATGGATGGTCTCACTCTTGCAGAATACTCTGAACATAGTAGACttaacgaaaatattgttTCTGAAATGCTTGAACTTgctaaaaattataataaggtATATTCTAttgttgttttcttaataCACAATTCTATTTAGGATATAAAATACTATTGTAATGTATTATTTCTAAACTTGCAGGCAttggaagatgaagaaaaaatgacaCCTGAGCAATTGGCTATAAAAAATGTCGGTAAACAAGATCCAAAACGTCATTTAGAGGAAAAAGTTGATACACTTATGGCTACAAATATTGTACAATGTTTGGGAGCTATGCTTGATACAGTTGTATTCAAATAACTATTTCTTAAAATACATATTGAAATatgatctttaaaataaattttttaaatggagATCAACTATATTTTGTATTCctatgatttataatacaattttaatgtaaagatatttttacaattaatccatactttttatataatattgtttttataaactataatcaaaatattatttttaaaaacataatacaATTCCCCGCTAAACATACAAAGTccttatttttcgaaaataaggcataacaaatacatatatattgaaacGTGCACGAACTTTTGATTGAAGCAAAAATGATTCTCACACTATTGCTATTTTATTGTCTCTATTTGAGTATACTtacttctctattttttccaGATGTTATAAGTCAAATCAacaatatgcatataaattcTTCAGTTCTAGACAAAACAATATCATGGCATGGATAGTGTAACAcaataaaattgaagaataTGGTAGGAGTAAAAATTTgctaaagaaaaacaaaaaagtacaGATAAGGAACTATTGACTTAAGTCAATTTTGCACATCTCTGAACTAAAAGgaaactaaaataataaaatcaaattgataATTAGAGAGTTCTATTCagtgtaaaaaatattcaatctaCTGTAGTTACTGAATTATATTAACCttcaatgtaattataaaaattgaaaaaatatgatacCTACAAATGTTTGTAGTAATTgtattttgtatgtatatacatggaACAATTGCAGTAAAatactaattttttataatccttTTTAAAGGACTGTTATAGTTACTCAATCAAACTATTTGTATATTACATCAcagaatatacatatcttcAAATACATTAAAACATAGAGAATCTGATTCCGTATTATTGAACTTTGCATTGTATACAGTTGTTCGTTTcgtgaaaaaatttatcttacacgataatattcgtttttataattatactctTATTTAAAACTCAATGTCATCATAATCtgaatatcaaattattctcATTAGTGTTTAAATGatgacattttttaaataaaattgaaaaagactAAAATGTTATAAAGATATCTTAATGGTATTTCTATACTGTTTGTGggattttatgaatattattacaaaaaatttcttggaatttaaaaaaaaaaaaaaaaaaaaaattaaattaaactaGCTCGAAAGTGCAGTTTCTTGTTCTTtagcctttttctttttcttttttttcttttcttcttttacagaTACATcctaaaatacaaatttgatttatttattaataatttcactaATCAATTAAGaaactattttaataatgaattctTCCTTACCATagtttcatcttctttctgttCAATTTTTACAGTATCTTCACCTTCtatactttgtttttctttttcctttttctttttctttttatcttttttttctttctttttttcttttggtgaAGTTATTTCATGATCTTCGGTTTCTTCTTTAACTATATCTTCAGTTACTgtactttcatattttctttttttaccagCAATTTCTGTTACTCCATTATTTTCAGACTGCAAAATTATTTGAGTTATTAAATATCTGTcacatttatattacttttcaaaTCACCATggtaatatagtatattagaAGTTGAGCAAATTACCTTAACATCAACTGTAGTAGAATAATCAGCATAATTCTGTAACCAATCAGCAGGTGTATTTTCATTTGGTTTACCATGTTTATCTAATTTTCCTTCAATTatcattcgtttttttatcgatGCTTTAGGTCCCAAACCCCATCTCCTTGGATACGCATCTCTTTCCATGATAACACGTTTAATTTTAGCTGCTACACCATGATCACAAGCAGTCATTGTGGGCGATGTCATTAATGCTATACCTATATATCagtaacaaattaaatattaattatgctgaaacaattgttaataatgattGATTTACTTATAACACGAAGATATTATATTCTGTACGGCATTGCTATATTACTTTGAAACTAAATTTACCAAGTGCTATAGCTTCGCCTTTCGTTGTTACAATTACAATTTCTTGATTTAGTTCAATACCATCATCATACATCAGAATGCCTGGTAACATTATTTTGGCTCCATAACAAATTGCATTTACctattaatgtattttatataataacattaaaatatttgtattgttttttttttatttttttgttttttagaaGTAATGAATACATACAGCACTGTCCTTGACAATTATCCTTTTATGATTTACAAGAAGTGCTTCCAATGGTTTTATTACTCTTCTTAAATAGGATTCATCTCCATGATTATCATATAACCATTGGGCATCAAGAATATCATGCATGGTCAccatattatctttttcagaTTGAATACCAGAACGACTTCTTCGTAAATCCTGCATTTGGCAACCAGTACCCAAGAAAAGCCCGAGATGAACACATATAGTCCTGATATATGTACCAGCTTCACAACTCATATGAAATACTCCCATATTGCGTTCTTCATCATAATCTAAAAACTTGCTATCATAGACAGTTCTAACACGCAATTGTCGTTTAACTGCAGATATAAGAGGAGGCCTTTGGAACAATGCACCACGTAATTTCTCTAATGCTTGATGTACCTATaatgatacgtatatattgtaattaatatatttataaagatttcataggtatataaatttgtatcaataaataataaatttactttttgaaCACTTTCAGGTGCTGAATGAAGTTTAAATACTCCCACATATTCTTTTCCTGCTGACTGTTGAGACTTTGCTAATCTTGTTGCTCTATCAATACATACAATCAAACAACCTGATACTTTAGGATCCAAGGTACCAGAATGTCCAGTCTTCTCtacttttaaaattctttttatccaaGCTACAACCTCATGTGACGATGGATTGCAAGGCTTATCGAGATTAATACAAcctgattttatatattcagaTAATGAGCGATGAAGTGGGGTAGAACCACTAGTTAAAGGAGTAAAATGTTTTGTTCGAGTAAACATTTTGTcaaaattctataataaagaaaatattatttacaggTCAAGCAAGAAAGTGAATATATccagtaataatataaaataaaaacatcatAAAACAATTAGCCGAGAAATTGAACACAAACCTTAAATAAAAGTGGCCAATCTtcacaatttaattttacttcttcAGTGGACGGTTTAATTTCACATGCCATAATAGTTTGAATCTCTccaagagatttttttttatcttttttcttaattttctctGTAATAGAAATGCCGACTTTAACCTCTTATACAATTTCAATCTACGTTTTCTACaacttataattttacatattgatgttatgataaatgatagacgaaagaagaatatataatagttatgatttgataacatatttattaatctttttaaaagaaaaacataaattgAATCAATTGAACATCCGGAGAACACGTGTTTACTGAAACGTGGGTATATAAAAGGCGCGAGAAGCTGTTATTTATTGAacaatataatgtttaaagaATGACACGAATAATGTAAACAAACAATAGAGCTAGATTAAATACAATTCGAGTTTCAATTTAAGTATGGAAATTACCGTTTTCTGCCATTTTTATAtggataataaagtaaattagTAGATTAAAGACAAACTGCAAATCACTCGCCGCATGCACGCAATCACATCGATGGACGCCATACGCACATGTCCGGAAAGTAAGCGATTGATATCGACATATAAGGtcgatatattgatatatatcgatcgaattcgatttatatcgatacgctatcattaataaaaaatttgaaaatatcgagcaaatttgtataattattaactaaaaaattttttataaatacataatatgtttatttgtaaataatagaagaacaaaatatcg
This Vespa velutina chromosome 10, iVesVel2.1, whole genome shotgun sequence DNA region includes the following protein-coding sequences:
- the LOC124952575 gene encoding H/ACA ribonucleoprotein complex subunit 4 isoform X2 — encoded protein: MAENEKIKKKDKKKSLGEIQTIMACEIKPSTEEVKLNCEDWPLLFKNFDKMFTRTKHFTPLTSGSTPLHRSLSEYIKSGCINLDKPCNPSSHEVVAWIKRILKVEKTGHSGTLDPKVSGCLIVCIDRATRLAKSQQSAGKEYVGVFKLHSAPESVQKVHQALEKLRGALFQRPPLISAVKRQLRVRTVYDSKFLDYDEERNMGVFHMSCEAGTYIRTICVHLGLFLGTGCQMQDLRRSRSGIQSEKDNMVTMHDILDAQWLYDNHGDESYLRRVIKPLEALLVNHKRIIVKDSAVNAICYGAKIMLPGILMYDDGIELNQEIVIVTTKGEAIALGIALMTSPTMTACDHGVAAKIKRVIMERDAYPRRWGLGPKASIKKRMIIEGKLDKHGKPNENTPADWLQNYADYSTTVDVKSENNGVTEIAGKKRKYESTVTEDIVKEETEDHEITSPKEKKKEKKDKKKKKKEKEKQSIEGEDTVKIEQKEDETMDVSVKEEKKKKKKKKAKEQETALSS
- the LOC124952577 gene encoding tRNA-splicing endonuclease subunit Sen2 isoform X2, with the protein product MNLREPKKKQKARVQNKSPLPIALNEAEWVVYTAYLTDIGSCITDSDEITAVHSMGFFGKGSLSRSYPSFGKARYGAPPLIRNRQWVRRQEWLQEVKLLDNEFYRDNSHNENSIKSMTNDNCVDDISSQSTDTKKREEPSNNEKKHEEPDIMEIDMSIPNMPKNKDNKQIINDNEFCEIVPCSSEEDVCVIINKQSKKDINKSVVKESNEKDLEDQHIDLNNPGNHNSVIASMHIERGKNDIQGKLLILPDSDSETENYLENIKPRIESESFPVRESLHMTFEETFFLMFGLGCLRLIHFDSTLMDINSAWLYFCKEDKNFIQKYVVYHYFRSKGWVVKPGLKYGGDFLLYKQGPPFYHASYIVIIDVVDADLLTIIPSKCFRKMTWSNLFGLDRLAESAAKEILFAQVLWPSSISLNSGPPSPHMLSEFTVRELLWRRWNPKQNQDVIIVEEEEDDEDSC
- the LOC124952577 gene encoding tRNA-splicing endonuclease subunit Sen2 isoform X1, which translates into the protein MNLREPKKKQKARVQNKSPLPIALNEAEWVVYTAYLTDIGSCITDSDEITAVHSMGFFGKGSLSRSYPSFGKARYGAPPLIRNRQWVRRQEWLQEVKLLDNEFYRDNSHNENSIKSMTNDNCVDDISSQSTDTKKREVIEPSNNEKKHEEPDIMEIDMSIPNMPKNKDNKQIINDNEFCEIVPCSSEEDVCVIINKQSKKDINKSVVKESNEKDLEDQHIDLNNPGNHNSVIASMHIERGKNDIQGKLLILPDSDSETENYLENIKPRIESESFPVRESLHMTFEETFFLMFGLGCLRLIHFDSTLMDINSAWLYFCKEDKNFIQKYVVYHYFRSKGWVVKPGLKYGGDFLLYKQGPPFYHASYIVIIDVVDADLLTIIPSKCFRKMTWSNLFGLDRLAESAAKEILFAQVLWPSSISLNSGPPSPHMLSEFTVRELLWRRWNPKQNQDVIIVEEEEDDEDSC
- the LOC124952577 gene encoding tRNA-splicing endonuclease subunit Sen2 isoform X3, with the protein product MNLREPKKKQKARVQNKSPLPIALNEAEWVVYTAYLTDIGSCITDSDEITAVHSMGFFGKGSLSRSYPSFGKARYGAPPLIRNRQWVRRQEWLQEVKLLDNEFYRDNSHNENSIKSMTNDNCVDDISSQSTDTKKREVIEPSNNEKKHEEPDIMEIDMSIPNMPKNKDNKQIINDNEFCEIVPCSSEEDVCVIINKQSKKDINKSVVKESNEKDLEDQHIDLNNPGNHNSVIASMHIERGKNDIQGKLLILPDSDSETENYLENIKPRIESESFPVRESLHMTFEETFFLMFGLGCLRLIHFDSTLMDINSAWLYFCKEDKNFIQKYVVYHYFRSKGWVVKPGLKYGGDFLLYKQGPPFYHASYIVIIDVVDADLLTIIPSKCFRKMTWSNLFGLDRLAESAAKKY
- the LOC124952579 gene encoding 26S proteasome non-ATPase regulatory subunit 14, coding for MDRLLRLGGGLPAPLNQGPPPSDAPVVDTAEQVYISSLALLKMLKHGRAGVPMEVMGLMLGEFVDDYTVRVIDVFAMPQTGTGVSVEAVDPVFQAKMLDMLKQTGRPEMVVGWYHSHPGFGCWLSGVDINTQQSFEALSERAVAVVIDPIQSVKGKVVIDAFRLINPNMMVLGQEPRQTTSNLGHLQKPSVQALIHGLNRHYYSISINYRKNELEQKMLLNLHKKTWMDGLTLAEYSEHSRLNENIVSEMLELAKNYNKALEDEEKMTPEQLAIKNVGKQDPKRHLEEKVDTLMATNIVQCLGAMLDTVVFK
- the LOC124952575 gene encoding H/ACA ribonucleoprotein complex subunit 4 isoform X1, coding for MAENEKIKKKDKKKSLGEIQTIMACEIKPSTEEVKLNCEDWPLLFKNFDKMFTRTKHFTPLTSGSTPLHRSLSEYIKSGCINLDKPCNPSSHEVVAWIKRILKVEKTGHSGTLDPKVSGCLIVCIDRATRLAKSQQSAGKEYVGVFKLHSAPESVQKVHQALEKLRGALFQRPPLISAVKRQLRVRTVYDSKFLDYDEERNMGVFHMSCEAGTYIRTICVHLGLFLGTGCQMQDLRRSRSGIQSEKDNMVTMHDILDAQWLYDNHGDESYLRRVIKPLEALLVNHKRIIVKDSAVNAICYGAKIMLPGILMYDDGIELNQEIVIVTTKGEAIALGIALMTSPTMTACDHGVAAKIKRVIMERDAYPRRWGLGPKASIKKRMIIEGKLDKHGKPNENTPADWLQNYADYSTTVDVKSENNGVTEIAGKKRKYESTVTEDIVKEETEDHEITSPKEKKKEKKDKKKKKKEKEKQSIEGEDTVKIEQKEDETMQIFTPTIFFNFIVLHYPCHDIVLSRTEEFICILLI
- the LOC124952582 gene encoding COX assembly mitochondrial protein homolog, with amino-acid sequence MSGILPRKYGTGPYGIGDPDDNTLRKVEIDVLIPQIIRDRTKKEKCLAQVEEFTKCCKENNLMMIFKCRQENNKLKECLEKWFYDKDFQKECKEIYLQERTEFRKTNISKKSENIT